Below is a genomic region from Desulfobacter sp..
GATACACGAATCCGGGTCAACATGGTGGCCCGGCTCAGGGATGAGATTAAATTTTCCAATATTCAACAATTATCAGAGCAGATTAAAAAAGATATTCAACGAGCAAAGGAAATATTAAGATAAAAATGGCTGTATTGAAGATCGTAAAGTATCCGGAAAAATCATTAAATAAACCTTCGGTACCCATAGAAACCATTGATGAGAAAATAAAAGAACTCATTGAAGATATGGGTGAAACCATGTTCCATGATTCAGGTGTGGGACTGGCTGCCCCCCAGGTGGGAATAAACAAAAGAATTTTGGTCTATGATGCCCATGCCCCTGACCCTGAAATTGAAAATGAGGCCCATGAGTTTACCGCTTTGATCAATCCTGAAATCATTGCCAGAAGTGAGCCCACATTTATTTCTGAAAACGAGGGATGTCTGAGTGTGGTGGATTACAGGGCCGATGTGAAACGGCATGAACAGGTTACGGTCAGGGCGTTGAACATTGATGGTAAAAAATTGGAATTTAATGCTCAAGGGCTTTTAGCCGTGATCATGCAGCATGAAATAGACCATCTTGACGGCATATTGTTCATTGACCGGATTTCAGCTTTGAAACGGGCCATGTATAGAAAAAAACGTTTAAAACAATTGAAAAAAGATTCATGACACCCAGCAGAATAATTTTTATGGGAACCCCTGAGTTTTCAGTTCCCGCACTAGAGGCCCTGGCCAAGGAAGACCAATTTTCAATCCCGTTGGTGGTGACCCAGCCGGACCGGCCCAAGGGACGGGGGAAAAAATTGACGCCCTCCCCTGTGAAAAAAGCGGCCCAGGCCCTTGGTATCGACGTGTTCCAGCCGGAAAAAATCAATTCCCCTGAAGGGGAGGCCAGGTTAAAAGATCTTACCCCTGACTATTTTGTGGTGGTGGCCTTCGGTCAGATCCTCTCACAAAAAATTTTGGACATCCCCAAGGTTTATCCCATTAATATCCATGCCTCGTTGCTGCCAAAATACAGAGGAGCAGCCCCGATCCAGGCCGCGGTCATGAATATGGACAAGGAAACCGGTATCACCACCATGGTCATGGCCAGGGGCATGGACACAGGCGATATGCTGCTGCGTTCCAAAACAGCCATCCTTGAGGAAGAAACAGCCCAGGACCTTCATGACAGACTGTCCATGATGGGCGGAGAACTGATTGTCCGGACCATCAACCAGATCAACCAGGATGCCATTACACCTGAACCCCAGGATGAGACCTGTGCCACCCATGTGACCATGCTTAAAAAAAGCGACGGCAAGATAGACTGGACCCGGTCTGACCGAGGGGTCTGCGCCCATATAAATGCCATGACCCCCTGGCCCGGGGCCTTTACCCATCTTTTGGGAAAACGGTTTAAAATTTTTAAGGCCGTGCCCTGGCATGACCTTGAAATTGATGATGATCCGGAACCGGGACAGATCCTTTCCTGTGATGCCAGAGGCATTTGTGTGGCCTGCGGTAAAAAAAGGGTTATGATTTTGGAACTCATGGGATCTTCCGGCAAACGGCTTACGGCCGAAGCCTTTCTCCGGGGGCATAAAATAGATCTGCCGGCACGGTTTGAATAAAATGCATAAAGATTTACGCCATATTGCTTTTTCCCTGCTTGAATCCAGTCAAAAAAAAAAAATGACCCTGGACCGGGCCATTGAGGATGCCAGAGAAGATCTTGACCGTCTCAGTGTCCAGGACCGTTCCTTGTGCAACGCCATTGTATTTGGGGTGCTCCGACACAGGGGCCGATTGGATCAGATCATTGAAACATTTTCCAAACTTCCGTTTCAGCGTCTGGACAGACCTGTAAAAACCATATTAAGAATGGGAATTTTCCAATTGGTTTTTCTGGACCGGATTCCTGATTTTGCCGCAATTCATTCAAGCATTGAGCTGGCAAAATTAAAGACCAATCAAAAGAGCTGCGGTTTTATTAATGCCCTGCTTCGAAAGGCATCAGACCCAGGACGCGCCCCTGCCCTGCCGGACAAAAAAAAACAATTTATTGCCTATCTCAAGGTGGCCTATTCCATTCAATCATGGATGGGAAAACGATGGACGGCAAGGTTTGGGAAGCAACGAACCCAGGGGCTGTGCGCTGGTCTTATGGAGATTCCCCCCATCACTTTAAGGGTAAACACCCTTAAATCCAGTCCCAAGGATTTAAGCTGTGACTTGTCCGAGCATGGGATAGAAAATACCCGAACAACGGTCAGCAAGCTCGGGATTCTGATTTCAAAACCGGGACGGTCCATGGCTGATCTGCCCGGTTTTGACCATGGACATTTTCAGGTGCAAGATGAGGCGGCCCAGCTGGTGACCCAGATCCTTGGGCCGAAACCTAAAGAACGCATTCTGGATGCATGTGCAGGACTTGGGGGCAAAACCTGCCACATCGGTCAGATGATGAACAATATGGGCAGGATCACTGCCAATGACCCTGATCCGGGCAAGCTTGAGCGTCTGTCCACAGAAGCCCAAAGACTGGGCATCAGTATAATTGAACCTGAGTCCCTGGATCTTGTGGGATCTTCAGTTAAAAATTTTAACGGCTATTTTGACCGGGTGCTTGTGGATGCTCCCTGTTCTGGTCTTGGTGTCATGCGCAGAAATCCGGATACCCGGTGGAAAAGAGGATTAAAAGACGTCCAGCGCATGGCAGGGCTTCAAAAAAAAATATTAAATGCCGCAGCAGGTCTTGTCAGGCCCGGAGGGGTCCTGGTTTATGCGGTATGTTCCTGTGAACCGGAAGAAAACGAGATTATCATTGATTCATTTTTAAAACGGCGCAAGGATTATCTGCCTGACAACCAGGACTTTTTGTCCAGTTTGTGTGAAATGTCCAACTCAGGCTCTGATTTTCAATTCAAGACCTATCCTTGCCTGACCCAGATGGACGGTTTTTTTGCCGCCCGGATGAGACGGAGGCAGGCCCCTTGAAAAGCTTGGTGAAATATCTATTTGTATTTATTTTTGCTTTTGTTTTGGCAGGTGCTGCAGGCTACCTGGGGGTGGGGGTGTTTACCCGGTCTGCGCCTGAAGTTGTTTTGCCGGATTTTTCCGGAAAAAATATAATTCAGGTTTTAAAAACCCTTACCCGTCTTGGCCTGAATCCAAAATTATATGACACCCAATACCATGATACCATCCCTAAATACGGGGTTATTTTCCAGGATCCAAAACCCGGGGCCATCATTAAAAAAGGCCGGGATGTGGTGATTAATATTTCCAAGGGATTTAAAGAGAGCCAGATGCCGGACCTTCGGCAGGTAGTGCTCAAGCAGGGGATTTTGACTCTGGAAGAAAACGAACTGCGTCCCGGGCGTATTGTTTATGTCTATTGTTCCCATACGCCCAAACAAGGCATTATCTCCCAGTACCCTTTGCCCCTGACCCGGGTGGTCTCCAATTCAAAATGTGATTTTCTGGTGAGCAAAGGGCCAAGACCCAGTGTACAGGTTATGCCCGATCTTGAAAATATTTCCCTGGATGCTGCTGCCAATAAACTTGAGGCACTCTCTTTCAGCCTGGATGAAATCCGGTCTGAATTTGATCCAAACCGGCCCAGGGGCCAGGTGGTAAAGCAGGATCCCAAATTCGGGACCCAGGTGCAAGAGGACGTCACCATCGCCCTTGTGGTCAATGACCCCCAGGGAGAAGGGGTGATGAAACCCCGGCGTTTAAAAGAAATGACCTGGGTTTCCCATACGCTTAACCCCGGGTTTTCAAATCAGCATGTCCGTGTGGTTACGGATCTGTTCGGCAAAAAAAATAATTTTTTCAATGGGTATATGAAACCTGGAAAAACCATAAATTTATTGGTTCCCGGCGGCATTAAAACCAGAGTCCTTATTTTTGTTGATCACCAATTGGTAAAAACCTTAGATATCGATCCCTGGCATGGAAATTTGCGCCTGGCCTGGGAAGACCCTGTTAGACATTTTATTTTAGGAGAACAATCATGGCAATAATTGCCCCTTCCATATTGTCCTCAGACTTTACCTGTCTGGGCCAAGAATTATTATCCGTGGAAAAAGCGGGTGCTAACTGGATTCATATTGATGTAATGGACGGGCAGTTTGTCCCGAACATTACTTACGGTCCCATCATTGTGGAGGCCTGTAAACGGGTGTCAAAACTCGTACTTGACGTTCATCTCATGATTGAAAAACCAGACAGCATCATTCCTGAGTTTGCCCGGGCAGGGGCTGATTATATTTCCGTCCATGCCGAGGCCTGTACCCATCTTCACAGAACGCTTCAGCTTGTTAAAAGCCTGGGGGTAAAGGCTGGGGTTGCACTCAACCCTGCCACCCCGCTGTCTTCAATTGAATACATCATCGACCAGCTTGATTTTGTGTTGATCATGAGTGTTAATCCCGGGTTTGGCGGACAAAAGTTCATCAATTCCAGCATTGATAAAATCAAATCATTGGCAGATCTGCTCAAGGCCCACGGTTCTGATGCCCTTATCCAGGTTGACGGCGGGATCAACCAAGAGACCATTGGCCGGGTTCACAAGGCCGGTGCCCGTTCGTTTGTGGCAGGATCTGCAATTTTCAATACCCCTGATTATACCCAGACCATCAAGGGTCTGCGCAGTGCAATTTAAACGAGATAGGCTTAAGGTAATTTATGAATAAATTAATCATTACTGTTCTTGGAAAGGACAGGCCCGGTATTATCGCCCAGGTGAGCAACGATCTGTTTGACCTGGGCTGTAATCTGGAAAATGTTAACCAGATGATTCTTCAAAATCAATTTGCAGGCTTTTTCATTGTGGACGCCCCTAAAAAGATAGAGCCCCGGGATCTTGAAGAAAAGCTCAATAAACGAGAAAACCATAACGGATTGACCATCCATGTTAAAATTCTCGAGACCAACGGATCTTTTGACGCTCAAGAACCCGGCAGGGAAATCTTTTTGATCACCACCATCGGACCTGACCAAAAAGGCCTTGTGGCCAGGTTCTCTTCAATTATTGCCTCGTTTAACGCCAATATTGTTAATCTTAAGGCCGTATTCAAAGGCGGTACAGAACCCGGTGCCAATGTCATGTCCTACCAGGTCGCTGTTACCAATGAGGTCCTTTCCCAGGATCTTTTTGCAGCGCTGCGAAAAAAAGCGGTTGAACTTGATCTGGACATCCGCATTCAGCATAAAAATATTTTTGACGCCATCAATAAAATTTAAGAGGAAGTTCCATGTTTGAAGACCATGAAATTATGTCAACCATTGAGATGGTGAAAAACGAAAACCTGGATGTCAGGGCTGTTACCCTCGGGGTAAACCTTTTTGACTGCGTAAGCCACGATCTTTCAGTGTTCAAAAAAAATATCAGAAAAAAAATATTGTCCCATGCCAAAAATCTGGTTGAGACCTGTGACCAGGTGGGGGAAAAATACGGGATTCAGGTGGTAAATAAACGGATTTCCATTTCTCCCATTGCCCTTGTGGGCGCAAGTTTTAACTCTGATCAGATGGTTGAAATCGCCCACGAACTCAACGATATTGCCAAGACCGTTAACATTGATTTTATCGGGGGATTTTCCGCCCTTGTGGAAAAGGGCATGGCCAAGGGTGACCTAGCCCTGATTGAGGCCATCCCCCGGGCACTGACCGAAACCCAGCGGGTCTGTGCTTCAGTCAATGTGGCCACGACCAAGGCTGGCATCAATATGGATGCCGTGGCCAAGATGGCGTCTGCCATCAAACAAGCGGCCCAGCTGACAGCTGAGGATGACGGCCTTGCCTGCGCAAAACTCTGTGTATTTTCAAATATCCCCCAGGACATGCCCTTTATGGCCGGAGCCTATCTTGGCGTCAGCCAGGCGGATGCCGTTATCAATGTCGGAGTCTCAGGACCCGGAGTGGTCAAGCGGGCCATTGAACGCAACCTTGCAGACCAGCGTCTCACCCTTGGTAAAATTGCAGAAATCATTAAACGCACGGCCTGCAAGGTCACCCGGGTCGGTGAACTCATCGGCAGGGAAGTGGCTGAAAACCTGGGTATAAAATTTGGTGTTGTGGATCTCTCCCTTGCCCCGACCCCCACTGTGGGAGACAGTATTGGTGAAATTTTTCAGGCCCTGGGCCTATCACATATCGGGGTTCCCGGCTCCACTGCCGCCCTTGCCATGCTCAATGATGCCGTTAAAAAAGGAGGGGCATTTGCAAGCTCCCATGTGGGCGGATTAAGCGGGGCATTTATTCCGGTGAGTGAGGACCTCAATATTGCCAATGCCGCCCGTAAAGGCTATCTGACCATTGAAAAACTTGAGGCCATGACCTGTGTCTGTTCCGTGGGCCTGGACATGGTGCCGGTGCCCGGTGACATAACCGAACAGACCCTTGGTGGAATAATTGCCGATGAAATGGCCATTGGGATGATCAATGCCAAAACCACTGCCACACGGATCATACCCGTTCCCGGAAAAAAAGCCGGGGACAAGGTCTTTTTCGGCGGTCTTTTGGGCGAAGCAAAGATCATGGATGTGCCCCATCTGGATCTTGAAGATGAGTTTGTCAGTTTTGGCGGACGAATCCCTGCACCCATTCACAGCCTGAAAAATTAGGCCGGACAGATACAGAATGAAAAACAGTGCCACACCCAATCCGGTAAATTTTAAAATTATCCTGGTATTGACCCTGGTCCATTTTACCGGTGATTTTTATTCCTCTTTTTTCACACCGCTATTACCGGCCTTTGTGGACAAGCTCAGCCTGACCCTGACCCAGGTTGGACTGATCACGGGTCTTGTAAGGTTTCTGGCCTTTGTGATCCAGCCTGTGGTCGGATATATGGCCGACCGGTATGAGACCCGAAGTTTTGTGTTTATGGGACTTTTTCTCGCCTTTTTTGCCATTCCCTTTTCAGGAGTGGCCACCAACTTCTGGGTATTGCTGGGCATTCTCAGCCTGGGGTCATTGGGATCTTCCATGTTTCATCCGGCCACCACCGGCATGGTCAATCTTTATGCCGGGAACAGGGCGGGATTTTCCATGTCTCTTTTCAACACCGGCGGCACCCTTGCCTTTGCCATAGGTCCTGTGTTCATCACCTGGTATGTAATGCAGTTCGGGCTTGAGGCCATGCCCTATACCTTGATACTCGGCCTTGTCTCGTTTTTATTCTGCATTCGGTATCTGCCCAAGCCTGTATCGGAAAACATGTCATCCCAGGGGTTTTGGGGTTCTTTGAAAAAAACATTGGGCAAGGTATATAAAAGCATTTTTCTGATCTGGCTTGTCATGGTGCTCAGGGCTGTGGCCGGACAGACCTTTATGACCTTTATGCCCATTTATCTCCACGACATGGGGCATACCCTGCCCTCTGTCGGGCTGATTGTGGCCCTGTTTATCATGGCCGGCACTCTAAGCGGGCTTTTGGCAGGGTTCATGGCGGACCGGAAAGGGTTTAAACCCATTTTTATTTTATCCTTTCTGCTCATGCCCCCGACGCTTTTGCTCTATCTTTACCTGCCCGGGCCCTGGGTCTATCTGGGCTCTTTTCTGGCCGGATTCACCGTGCTTGCACCTTTGCCCCTGGGCGTGGTCATGGCACAGAAACTGGCACCCGGATCCAGAGCCATGGTGGCCAGCCTGATGATGGGATTTGCCTATGGCCTTGGGGGCGCAATCGCCCCGGGGGTGGGTAAACTGGCAGATATTTTCGGGCTTGAGGCCGTGCTTTTATACGCCTCATTTATTCCTGTTTTATGCCTGGGGCTTATCTCCAGGTTTCCAAGCATAAAATAGATTGGTCATGAACTCTGTTGTCCTGCTCCAGCCCCCGATCCAGGAGTTCTATCTCACCCACAAGCGGACCATTCCCTACGGGCTTTGCTCCATTGCCGCAAGCCTTGAACAGGCCGGATTTGAAACAAAAATCATTGACGGCCTTACCTGCAGCAAATCCAAGGTCTTAAACTATCCCAAGCCATTTGAATATTTAAATGAATTTTACGGGCAAAAAGACGGGTCCTTATTTTCACTATTCCATGAATTTCGCCACTTTGGATACAGCCACGAGCACCTGGCAAATCAGGTCAGACGAGACCAGCCTTTTGTGGTTGGGATCTCCTCTTTGTTTACCACCTATTGCGACCAGACCATTGAAACTGCCCTTGCGGTTAAACGCTTTTTTCCAAAGGCGTATATTGTTGCCGGCGGACATCACCCCACAGCTTTTCCCGAACATATGCTTCAATGCAAGGCCATTGATTTTGTCCTGAGAGGAGACGGGGAAAGGTCAATGACGAAGCTTTGCAATGGTTCTGTTGCAAAAAATATTTCCAGGACAAAGAGATCGTTCAGGCGTAAAATTTACGCAGCATAAGAAAACAGATTTTCGACGAATTCTTTCTGCTTTAAAATTTCTCCCTTCCTGATATTTTTAACTTGTCCTTTTCTGATCATGTTCATAATTTCATAGCCTTTTAGCGTCCGCCAGGCAGAATGAAATGTCTTGAACCCCATACCAGCTCTGACAAGCTTTTTGATAAACCGGTGGTCTTGCTCAATAATATTGTTCAGATATTTATTCTGTCTTAGGATACAGTCCTTATTCAGAAGCTTTTTTTCTTTCAAAGCCTTTACTGCCGGAGGATATGCAGGATTTCCGTCAACACTCAGAACCCGAGGTCTGGAGCTATTGGAAGCTCGCAGCATCTTTTTAAAAAATCGTTTGGCAGATTCCATATTACGTCTGCTGCGAAGAAGAAAATCGATGGTATTTCCACGGGAATCGACCGCTCGGTAAAGATACTTCATTTTCCCCCGCACCTTGATATATGTTTCATCAATACGGTAAGAATCATTTGATTGCCGCAGATACTTCCTGCTTCGCTTTTCCATTTCAGGAGCATAGCGCTGAACCCATCGGTAAATGGTACTGTGATCCACAGACAAGCCCCGTTCTTGCATCATCTCTTCCAGATTCCTGTAACTCAGTTGATATCTCAGATACCAGCGAACATTCAACAGGATGATTTCTTTTTCATAATGACGCCACTTGAAAGGGTTTTCATTTTTCATACTATCTCTCTGCAAATAAATTAGTGCCAAAACGGACTTGTATCAGACATTAATAATTTTTTGCAACAGAACCCAAAAAATGGCCGGTTATTTGGGTGTGAGTCTTAAAAGATACCGGTCTGCCTTTAAAAAGGGAAGCAGATAATGATCTATCTTGATATCAAACCTGGATCTTACAGCCGGGGTAATTTCGTTTTGGGCATTTTCCCCTTTCAGGGCATAAATTTTCCCGGACGG
It encodes:
- the def gene encoding peptide deformylase, producing MAVLKIVKYPEKSLNKPSVPIETIDEKIKELIEDMGETMFHDSGVGLAAPQVGINKRILVYDAHAPDPEIENEAHEFTALINPEIIARSEPTFISENEGCLSVVDYRADVKRHEQVTVRALNIDGKKLEFNAQGLLAVIMQHEIDHLDGILFIDRISALKRAMYRKKRLKQLKKDS
- a CDS encoding methionyl-tRNA formyltransferase, with the protein product MTPSRIIFMGTPEFSVPALEALAKEDQFSIPLVVTQPDRPKGRGKKLTPSPVKKAAQALGIDVFQPEKINSPEGEARLKDLTPDYFVVVAFGQILSQKILDIPKVYPINIHASLLPKYRGAAPIQAAVMNMDKETGITTMVMARGMDTGDMLLRSKTAILEEETAQDLHDRLSMMGGELIVRTINQINQDAITPEPQDETCATHVTMLKKSDGKIDWTRSDRGVCAHINAMTPWPGAFTHLLGKRFKIFKAVPWHDLEIDDDPEPGQILSCDARGICVACGKKRVMILELMGSSGKRLTAEAFLRGHKIDLPARFE
- the rsmB gene encoding 16S rRNA (cytosine(967)-C(5))-methyltransferase RsmB; this translates as MHKDLRHIAFSLLESSQKKKMTLDRAIEDAREDLDRLSVQDRSLCNAIVFGVLRHRGRLDQIIETFSKLPFQRLDRPVKTILRMGIFQLVFLDRIPDFAAIHSSIELAKLKTNQKSCGFINALLRKASDPGRAPALPDKKKQFIAYLKVAYSIQSWMGKRWTARFGKQRTQGLCAGLMEIPPITLRVNTLKSSPKDLSCDLSEHGIENTRTTVSKLGILISKPGRSMADLPGFDHGHFQVQDEAAQLVTQILGPKPKERILDACAGLGGKTCHIGQMMNNMGRITANDPDPGKLERLSTEAQRLGISIIEPESLDLVGSSVKNFNGYFDRVLVDAPCSGLGVMRRNPDTRWKRGLKDVQRMAGLQKKILNAAAGLVRPGGVLVYAVCSCEPEENEIIIDSFLKRRKDYLPDNQDFLSSLCEMSNSGSDFQFKTYPCLTQMDGFFAARMRRRQAP
- a CDS encoding PASTA domain-containing protein, giving the protein MKSLVKYLFVFIFAFVLAGAAGYLGVGVFTRSAPEVVLPDFSGKNIIQVLKTLTRLGLNPKLYDTQYHDTIPKYGVIFQDPKPGAIIKKGRDVVINISKGFKESQMPDLRQVVLKQGILTLEENELRPGRIVYVYCSHTPKQGIISQYPLPLTRVVSNSKCDFLVSKGPRPSVQVMPDLENISLDAAANKLEALSFSLDEIRSEFDPNRPRGQVVKQDPKFGTQVQEDVTIALVVNDPQGEGVMKPRRLKEMTWVSHTLNPGFSNQHVRVVTDLFGKKNNFFNGYMKPGKTINLLVPGGIKTRVLIFVDHQLVKTLDIDPWHGNLRLAWEDPVRHFILGEQSWQ
- a CDS encoding ribulose-phosphate 3-epimerase, producing MAIIAPSILSSDFTCLGQELLSVEKAGANWIHIDVMDGQFVPNITYGPIIVEACKRVSKLVLDVHLMIEKPDSIIPEFARAGADYISVHAEACTHLHRTLQLVKSLGVKAGVALNPATPLSSIEYIIDQLDFVLIMSVNPGFGGQKFINSSIDKIKSLADLLKAHGSDALIQVDGGINQETIGRVHKAGARSFVAGSAIFNTPDYTQTIKGLRSAI
- a CDS encoding ACT domain-containing protein; translation: MNKLIITVLGKDRPGIIAQVSNDLFDLGCNLENVNQMILQNQFAGFFIVDAPKKIEPRDLEEKLNKRENHNGLTIHVKILETNGSFDAQEPGREIFLITTIGPDQKGLVARFSSIIASFNANIVNLKAVFKGGTEPGANVMSYQVAVTNEVLSQDLFAALRKKAVELDLDIRIQHKNIFDAINKI
- a CDS encoding PFL family protein, with the translated sequence MFEDHEIMSTIEMVKNENLDVRAVTLGVNLFDCVSHDLSVFKKNIRKKILSHAKNLVETCDQVGEKYGIQVVNKRISISPIALVGASFNSDQMVEIAHELNDIAKTVNIDFIGGFSALVEKGMAKGDLALIEAIPRALTETQRVCASVNVATTKAGINMDAVAKMASAIKQAAQLTAEDDGLACAKLCVFSNIPQDMPFMAGAYLGVSQADAVINVGVSGPGVVKRAIERNLADQRLTLGKIAEIIKRTACKVTRVGELIGREVAENLGIKFGVVDLSLAPTPTVGDSIGEIFQALGLSHIGVPGSTAALAMLNDAVKKGGAFASSHVGGLSGAFIPVSEDLNIANAARKGYLTIEKLEAMTCVCSVGLDMVPVPGDITEQTLGGIIADEMAIGMINAKTTATRIIPVPGKKAGDKVFFGGLLGEAKIMDVPHLDLEDEFVSFGGRIPAPIHSLKN
- a CDS encoding MFS transporter, whose protein sequence is MKNSATPNPVNFKIILVLTLVHFTGDFYSSFFTPLLPAFVDKLSLTLTQVGLITGLVRFLAFVIQPVVGYMADRYETRSFVFMGLFLAFFAIPFSGVATNFWVLLGILSLGSLGSSMFHPATTGMVNLYAGNRAGFSMSLFNTGGTLAFAIGPVFITWYVMQFGLEAMPYTLILGLVSFLFCIRYLPKPVSENMSSQGFWGSLKKTLGKVYKSIFLIWLVMVLRAVAGQTFMTFMPIYLHDMGHTLPSVGLIVALFIMAGTLSGLLAGFMADRKGFKPIFILSFLLMPPTLLLYLYLPGPWVYLGSFLAGFTVLAPLPLGVVMAQKLAPGSRAMVASLMMGFAYGLGGAIAPGVGKLADIFGLEAVLLYASFIPVLCLGLISRFPSIK
- a CDS encoding cobalamin B12-binding domain-containing protein yields the protein MNSVVLLQPPIQEFYLTHKRTIPYGLCSIAASLEQAGFETKIIDGLTCSKSKVLNYPKPFEYLNEFYGQKDGSLFSLFHEFRHFGYSHEHLANQVRRDQPFVVGISSLFTTYCDQTIETALAVKRFFPKAYIVAGGHHPTAFPEHMLQCKAIDFVLRGDGERSMTKLCNGSVAKNISRTKRSFRRKIYAA
- a CDS encoding IS6 family transposase — translated: MKNENPFKWRHYEKEIILLNVRWYLRYQLSYRNLEEMMQERGLSVDHSTIYRWVQRYAPEMEKRSRKYLRQSNDSYRIDETYIKVRGKMKYLYRAVDSRGNTIDFLLRSRRNMESAKRFFKKMLRASNSSRPRVLSVDGNPAYPPAVKALKEKKLLNKDCILRQNKYLNNIIEQDHRFIKKLVRAGMGFKTFHSAWRTLKGYEIMNMIRKGQVKNIRKGEILKQKEFVENLFSYAA